From a single Nostoc edaphicum CCNP1411 genomic region:
- a CDS encoding AAA family ATPase, with protein sequence MVSTLVNIPGYKISEELYNGSRTLVYRGYRETDSLPIVIKLLKNPYPSLGELLSFRNQYTIAKNLNSPLIIQTYSLEPYQNGYALVMEDFGGISLKDWGVRGRLESLMEFLQIAIALCNTLDILYRDRIIHKDIKPANILINPKTKQVKLIDFSIASLLPRETQTLMNLNVLEGTLSYISPEQTGRMNRGIDYRTDLYSLGVTFYELLTGVLPFQSNDPMELVHCHLAKLPPLLGDRGQETGDREEIPKVLCDIVMKLMEKNAEDRYQSALGLKFDLENCLSQLQETGEIKRFPIAQRDVCDRFIIPDKLYGRETEVSTLLQAFERVSLGATEMMLVAGFSGIGKTVVVNEVHKPIVKQRGYFIKGKYDQFQRNIPFSAFVQAFRDLMGQLLAESDAQIQQFKSKILAAVGDNGQVIIEVIPELERILGKQPPAPELSGTAAQNRFNLLFQKFTQVFTSDAHPLVMFLDDLQWADSASLMLMQLLMADTKYFFLIGAYRDNEVNPAHPLMLTLNDIEKTDATINTIALAPLSQGQVNQLVADTLKCTENFALPLSLLVSQKTQGNPFFAIQFLKALHQDGLIEFNVESGFWQCDITKINQQAVTDDVVNFMVFQLKRLHQSTQNVLQLAACIGNQFDLATLAIVSESSEIETAASLWKALQEGLILAISDVYKFYQDSSLINGHLLLEDSEPRTVSYRFLHDRVQQAAYSLIPDNEKQATHLKIGQLLLENSSQIEQEEKLFDIVGHLNLGQELMTQSNEREALAQLNLAAAGKAKSSTAYTAARVYLQTGIELLTVNCWQDQYKLTLSLYIAATEAAYLNADFDGMKQIAVLVLQSAQTILDKVKIYEIQIAAQTAQSRLLEAIAVGRDALKQLGVELPIEPNNAEIAKSLQVLASQLEGKRIEELADLPVMTDPQAQPAMKLLGMLFAPVFQGMPGLLPLISSKMVSLSLQFGNTPASTVGYGLHGMVLCAFLGEVKTGYGFGQLALSLLERFNVPEFKSTISMLFGGFIQHHQKALSATIPTVKAGFTSGMETGDFLHAGYNLCCYSYAVFWSGSELNNLESDIASYNAALTQAKQHSAQTYVSIMRQAAQNFRESQIQPDCLSGTIYDETVMIPKHRQANELTVMAELHIYKLLLAYSFGNYKAAIAYIEQCQQYLLAVSGLIFVPIFHFYAALTHLALFPTQSEVEQAEILAQVEIHQSTLHQSAQNAPMNHLHKWHLVEAEKQRVLGNKAEALEHYDRAISLAKENEYVNEEALSNELATKFYLDWGKEKVAQVYMHQAYYCYARWGAKAKIENLEKRYPQLLQSILRHQRINLNSLETVNFRGTSSSTRTSSTDSSSISDTLDFTSVLKAAQAISSSLELDQLITSLTRIILENSGAKKVALILPQNDTWQVRAITSINHQEIQTILESQSLDTCQDIPVNIINYVKNTKQTVVIDNCKTDIIGLIGEYMHLMQPQSVLSTPIINQGRLVGILYLENQLTQGVFTSDRLSVLNFLCTQAAISLENAQLYNHLHEREKFLSSIYEGVGCQIFVTDIRANSRLEYTGWSKSCELTIGIPASEVVGKTPQEVMAPDEGAEIEQKYLRCFQTGIPVTYEECLTFNDQKIWWLTTLSPLKDETGKVYRVVGTSINISDRKQAESVITEKSQALGTALEDLQQAQLQIVQSEKMSALGNLVAGVAHEMNNPLGFIAVSLKQAKPTIADVVKHLKLYQESLPNPGDEIIYHAEEIDLDYTLEDLPKAIDAMVMACDRLKNISTSLRTFSRADKDYKVPFNIHEGIDSTILILKHRLKANEQRPAIEVITEYGNLPQVECFPGQLNQVFMNILANAIDALDESNFGRSFLDIQENPHQITIQTSLKDNQVQITIADNAKGMSEEVKQKIFDHLFTTKSVGKGTGLGLAIARQIVVEKHGGLIHCNSCPGKGTEFVITIPVRQ encoded by the coding sequence ATGGTTAGCACTCTTGTTAATATTCCTGGATATAAAATTAGCGAAGAACTCTACAATGGTTCTAGAACTCTGGTTTATCGAGGGTATCGAGAGACGGACTCTTTACCTATAGTAATTAAACTACTAAAAAATCCTTATCCGAGTTTGGGCGAACTCTTGTCGTTTCGCAATCAGTACACCATTGCCAAAAATCTTAACTCACCTCTAATCATCCAAACCTATAGCCTGGAACCCTATCAAAATGGCTATGCGTTAGTAATGGAAGACTTTGGGGGGATTTCTCTCAAGGATTGGGGAGTAAGGGGAAGGCTAGAATCTTTGATGGAGTTTTTACAGATTGCGATCGCACTGTGCAATACCTTAGATATACTCTACCGCGATCGCATTATTCATAAAGATATCAAACCCGCCAATATCCTGATTAATCCAAAAACCAAACAAGTCAAATTAATTGACTTTAGTATTGCATCCTTACTACCACGGGAAACTCAAACTCTGATGAATCTCAATGTGTTGGAAGGAACACTGAGTTATATTTCTCCAGAACAAACAGGAAGAATGAATCGGGGGATTGATTATCGTACTGACTTATATTCTTTAGGTGTAACTTTTTACGAATTACTAACTGGAGTTTTACCCTTTCAATCAAATGATCCGATGGAGTTGGTACATTGTCATTTAGCAAAGCTTCCACCTCTTTTAGGGGACAGGGGACAGGAGACAGGGGATAGGGAAGAGATTCCCAAAGTTCTCTGTGACATCGTGATGAAATTGATGGAGAAAAATGCTGAAGACCGTTATCAGAGTGCATTAGGACTAAAATTTGATTTAGAAAATTGTTTATCTCAACTCCAAGAAACTGGTGAAATTAAGCGTTTCCCAATTGCTCAACGGGATGTGTGCGATCGCTTTATTATTCCTGATAAACTTTATGGAAGAGAAACCGAAGTATCAACCCTACTCCAAGCATTTGAAAGAGTTAGTCTTGGTGCAACAGAAATGATGCTGGTAGCTGGTTTTTCCGGTATTGGTAAAACCGTTGTAGTTAACGAAGTTCATAAACCAATCGTCAAACAACGTGGTTATTTTATCAAAGGGAAATATGACCAATTTCAACGAAATATTCCCTTTTCGGCATTTGTCCAAGCCTTCCGAGATTTAATGGGGCAATTATTAGCAGAAAGCGATGCTCAAATCCAGCAATTTAAATCCAAGATTTTAGCGGCTGTAGGTGATAACGGACAAGTAATTATTGAAGTCATCCCCGAATTAGAAAGAATTCTTGGCAAACAACCACCAGCACCAGAATTATCAGGAACGGCGGCACAAAATAGATTTAATTTACTATTCCAGAAATTTACCCAAGTCTTTACCAGTGATGCACATCCATTAGTGATGTTTTTAGATGATTTGCAATGGGCTGATTCGGCATCACTGATGTTAATGCAGTTATTAATGGCTGATACAAAATATTTTTTCTTAATTGGTGCCTATCGTGATAACGAAGTCAACCCAGCACATCCGTTAATGTTGACTTTGAATGATATCGAAAAAACAGACGCAACAATTAACACAATTGCTTTAGCACCTCTTAGTCAAGGGCAAGTGAATCAATTAGTTGCTGATACACTTAAATGTACAGAAAATTTTGCATTACCTCTTTCTCTACTAGTATCTCAGAAAACTCAAGGGAATCCGTTTTTCGCTATCCAGTTTCTCAAAGCATTACATCAAGATGGCTTAATCGAATTTAATGTTGAGTCAGGGTTTTGGCAATGTGATATTACTAAAATAAATCAGCAAGCGGTTACAGATGATGTTGTTAATTTTATGGTATTTCAATTAAAAAGATTGCATCAATCAACTCAAAATGTGTTGCAATTAGCGGCTTGTATTGGTAATCAATTTGATTTAGCAACTTTGGCAATTGTTTCGGAATCATCAGAAATTGAAACGGCTGCTAGTTTATGGAAAGCTTTACAAGAAGGGTTGATTTTAGCAATTAGTGATGTTTATAAATTTTATCAAGATTCATCGTTAATTAATGGTCATTTATTATTAGAAGATAGCGAACCAAGGACAGTTTCTTATAGATTTTTACATGACAGAGTGCAACAAGCTGCTTATTCTCTAATTCCTGATAACGAAAAACAAGCAACTCATCTCAAAATTGGCCAATTACTTCTAGAAAATTCCTCTCAAATAGAACAAGAGGAAAAACTGTTTGATATAGTCGGGCATTTGAATTTAGGACAAGAGTTAATGACCCAATCAAACGAGCGAGAAGCCTTGGCTCAACTAAACTTAGCAGCAGCAGGTAAAGCTAAAAGTTCTACTGCATACACTGCGGCCAGAGTCTATTTACAGACTGGGATTGAGCTACTCACAGTCAATTGCTGGCAAGATCAATATAAATTGACCCTGAGTCTCTACATTGCCGCCACCGAAGCCGCCTACTTAAATGCTGACTTTGATGGCATGAAACAGATAGCAGTACTGGTGTTGCAATCAGCCCAGACGATTTTAGACAAAGTTAAAATTTACGAAATTCAAATTGCTGCCCAGACAGCGCAGAGCAGACTATTAGAAGCGATCGCAGTGGGCAGAGATGCCTTAAAACAATTGGGGGTTGAGCTACCTATTGAGCCAAACAATGCTGAGATTGCTAAATCTCTACAAGTCCTTGCCAGTCAACTCGAAGGCAAACGAATTGAGGAACTAGCTGATCTCCCAGTGATGACTGATCCCCAAGCACAACCAGCCATGAAGCTATTAGGAATGTTATTTGCACCCGTTTTCCAAGGAATGCCGGGTTTATTGCCCCTAATTAGTTCCAAAATGGTGAGTCTATCGCTTCAGTTTGGGAATACGCCCGCCTCAACAGTGGGGTATGGGCTTCACGGAATGGTGCTGTGTGCCTTTTTGGGAGAGGTCAAAACAGGCTATGGCTTTGGGCAATTGGCGCTCTCATTACTGGAGAGGTTCAATGTGCCAGAATTCAAATCCACAATTTCAATGTTGTTTGGCGGCTTTATTCAGCATCACCAAAAAGCTCTCTCGGCAACAATACCGACAGTGAAAGCTGGTTTTACATCTGGTATGGAAACTGGCGACTTTTTACACGCTGGTTATAACTTATGTTGTTACAGTTATGCGGTCTTTTGGAGTGGCTCTGAATTAAACAATTTGGAGTCAGATATAGCAAGTTACAACGCCGCCTTGACTCAGGCGAAGCAACATTCTGCCCAGACCTATGTAAGTATAATGCGGCAAGCGGCACAGAACTTTAGGGAAAGCCAGATTCAACCGGATTGCTTAAGCGGCACTATCTACGATGAAACGGTGATGATTCCCAAACATCGTCAGGCTAATGAACTCACGGTGATGGCCGAACTCCATATCTACAAACTGTTGCTTGCCTATTCTTTTGGTAATTACAAAGCTGCGATCGCTTACATTGAACAATGCCAGCAGTATTTACTCGCAGTATCAGGATTAATTTTTGTACCGATTTTCCATTTCTATGCAGCCCTGACGCACCTGGCATTGTTTCCTACCCAGTCAGAAGTTGAACAAGCCGAAATTCTCGCACAGGTAGAAATCCATCAAAGCACTCTGCACCAATCGGCGCAAAATGCTCCCATGAATCATCTGCATAAATGGCATTTAGTTGAAGCTGAAAAACAAAGAGTGTTGGGCAATAAAGCAGAAGCACTTGAACATTACGATCGCGCCATCTCCCTTGCCAAAGAAAACGAATACGTTAACGAAGAAGCACTTAGCAATGAACTAGCAACCAAATTCTACCTTGATTGGGGTAAAGAAAAAGTTGCCCAAGTATATATGCACCAAGCATACTACTGCTACGCTCGTTGGGGCGCAAAAGCCAAAATAGAAAACCTCGAAAAACGCTATCCCCAACTACTCCAATCCATTCTGCGACACCAACGAATCAACCTCAACTCTTTAGAAACTGTTAACTTTCGTGGAACTTCCTCATCTACTCGCACTTCTAGTACTGACAGCAGCAGTATTTCCGATACACTAGATTTTACCTCTGTCCTCAAAGCCGCTCAAGCTATTTCCAGTTCTCTGGAATTAGATCAACTCATTACCAGCCTCACCCGTATTATCCTCGAAAACTCCGGCGCGAAAAAAGTCGCACTCATTCTTCCCCAAAATGATACTTGGCAAGTTAGGGCAATTACCTCGATCAATCATCAAGAAATACAAACTATTCTTGAATCACAATCACTAGATACTTGTCAAGACATTCCTGTAAATATTATCAATTATGTCAAAAATACCAAGCAAACAGTCGTTATAGACAATTGCAAAACAGATATTATTGGCTTAATTGGGGAATATATGCACCTAATGCAACCCCAGAGTGTGTTATCTACCCCGATTATTAATCAAGGGCGTTTGGTAGGGATTCTTTACTTAGAAAATCAACTGACTCAAGGGGTATTTACTAGCGATCGCCTTTCTGTTTTAAATTTTCTCTGCACTCAAGCCGCAATTTCTTTGGAAAATGCCCAATTATATAATCATCTCCACGAGCGAGAAAAGTTTCTCAGTAGTATTTACGAAGGTGTTGGCTGTCAGATATTTGTCACTGATATCCGAGCTAATAGTAGGTTGGAGTACACAGGATGGAGTAAATCCTGCGAATTAACGATTGGTATACCTGCTTCGGAAGTGGTGGGTAAAACTCCGCAGGAAGTAATGGCTCCTGATGAAGGCGCAGAAATAGAGCAAAAATATCTGCGTTGTTTCCAAACCGGAATACCCGTCACCTATGAAGAATGTCTCACATTTAATGACCAGAAAATTTGGTGGTTAACCACACTCAGTCCATTAAAAGATGAGACGGGCAAAGTTTATCGGGTAGTCGGGACAAGTATTAATATTAGCGATCGCAAACAAGCTGAGTCAGTGATCACAGAAAAATCTCAAGCACTCGGAACAGCCTTAGAAGATTTACAACAAGCCCAATTACAAATTGTTCAGAGCGAGAAAATGTCAGCGCTGGGTAATTTAGTTGCTGGGGTAGCCCATGAAATGAATAATCCTTTGGGCTTTATTGCTGTGAGCCTCAAACAAGCTAAACCCACTATTGCTGATGTTGTTAAACACTTGAAACTTTATCAAGAAAGTTTACCTAATCCGGGTGATGAAATTATTTACCATGCTGAAGAAATCGACTTAGATTATACCTTAGAAGATTTACCCAAGGCAATTGATGCAATGGTGATGGCGTGCGATCGCCTGAAAAACATCAGCACTAGTTTAAGAACTTTCTCCCGTGCAGATAAAGATTACAAAGTGCCATTTAACATCCACGAAGGTATTGACAGTACGATTTTAATTCTCAAACATCGCCTCAAAGCTAACGAACAACGCCCAGCAATTGAAGTAATAACTGAGTATGGCAATTTACCCCAAGTTGAATGTTTTCCTGGACAATTAAATCAGGTCTTTATGAACATCCTTGCCAATGCCATTGATGCCTTAGATGAGTCGAATTTTGGGCGGAGCTTTTTAGATATTCAAGAAAATCCTCACCAGATTACAATTCAAACCTCATTGAAAGATAATCAGGTTCAAATAACGATTGCTGATAATGCTAAGGGAATGAGTGAAGAAGTTAAGCAAAAGATATTTGACCATTTATTTACCACGAAATCTGTCGGAAAAGGGACGGGGTTGGGGTTGGCGATCGCTCGTCAAATTGTCGTGGAAAAACACGGGGGTTTGATACACTGCAACTCCTGCCCAGGAAAAGGCACAGAGTTTGTGATTACAATTCCAGTGCGGCAATGA